In one Arthrobacter jinronghuae genomic region, the following are encoded:
- a CDS encoding DedA family protein produces the protein MPEWLDPQVFLADPALGPWVVLMVCGIVFAETGLLIGFFLPGDSLLFTAGLLVATGTIDINVWLLAILVFISAFVGDQTGYYIGRKAGPAVFNRPDSRLFKRENVKRAQVFFDRHGGKAVILARFVPVVRTFTPVVAGVAQMNYKAFVSFNAVGAFVWGVGVTLLGYVLGDRVPFVRENLDLIFVAVVVLSVIPIVIEVLRQSHKAVTKDDDEEGDGEEGSDAAAPAAEAGAGSERNADAARTADAGRNADAVDHTGRRTSPVEGRRVAAPKPKAEGAGAAE, from the coding sequence TTGCCTGAGTGGCTGGACCCCCAGGTGTTCCTTGCCGACCCCGCCCTCGGACCGTGGGTGGTCCTGATGGTCTGCGGCATCGTGTTTGCCGAAACCGGACTGCTGATCGGCTTCTTCCTTCCGGGGGATTCCCTGCTGTTCACCGCCGGGCTCCTGGTGGCAACGGGCACCATCGACATCAACGTGTGGCTGCTGGCGATCCTGGTCTTCATCAGTGCCTTCGTCGGCGACCAGACCGGCTATTACATCGGCAGGAAGGCCGGCCCCGCCGTCTTCAACCGGCCGGACAGCAGGCTCTTCAAGCGGGAGAACGTAAAGCGCGCCCAGGTATTCTTTGATCGCCACGGCGGCAAAGCCGTGATCCTCGCCCGGTTCGTCCCTGTGGTCCGGACCTTCACCCCGGTGGTGGCCGGCGTTGCCCAGATGAACTACAAGGCGTTTGTTTCGTTCAATGCCGTGGGGGCGTTCGTCTGGGGTGTCGGCGTGACCCTCTTGGGTTACGTTCTCGGCGACCGGGTGCCCTTTGTCCGGGAAAACCTGGACCTGATCTTCGTGGCCGTGGTGGTGCTCTCCGTGATCCCGATTGTCATTGAGGTTCTGCGCCAGTCCCACAAAGCCGTCACCAAGGATGATGACGAGGAGGGCGACGGCGAGGAGGGTAGTGACGCCGCGGCTCCCGCAGCCGAAGCCGGGGCCGGATCGGAGCGCAATGCCGACGCCGCCCGCACCGCTGATGCCGGCCGCAACGCCGACGCCGTCGATCACACCGGCCGCCGCACCAGCCCGGTGGAAGGCCGCCGCGTCGCGGCACCGAAACCGAAGGCGGAAGGTGCCGGCGCGGCGGAGTAG